In Halococcus salifodinae DSM 8989, one DNA window encodes the following:
- a CDS encoding TRAP transporter permease translates to MTSDPPPTDDSDVSTPDTATATPSTAPATADTSPEQDADELVEELERRRSLRGPAAVAVLLIGVTFSAFQMWLAAHGFIFQLSLPLVGEVSLGSLQSLQVNSLHVTFALLLTFLLFPATQGDGALSRRLSRIVPALETRFGETNPVTRGARGVRGGVRWLLLDPDRDRVTPIDVVLMVVAALSSLYMLTEFDEIQQLRALGLDGGRTTSEVYLDAWRTIAEFVPYLDLEFVVKAVAALDIPFAESSYAFVLGALGVLLVLEATRRTLGVYLMGIVGMFIVYARYGFLIPRDAPLIGVLGQIQQTAWSDVVQNLWYNTANGVFGVPVRVSVQFIYIFILFGAFLEMSGAGRWFIDLAYSATGRRKGGPAKASILASGFMGTISGSSIANTVTTGAFTIPLMKRTGYRAEFAGGVEASASSGGQILPPVMGAAAFLIVEFIGVPFADVIVAATVPALVFFFGVWVMVHLEASRAGIGGVDASELVTLRSHLRRGWFYLLPIGLLLYYLIGARLTVARSAWFTLVAIAALIALVAAYNDRTQWPLLGTIAGLAAVEFVSYLVAGTTVVGALTGASGAGMAPAAAAAAVVGELGWIVLAVSFFTLLARPHADAPLLDYDDQVDEATETATGTLGRPQLADNRAVGYFSFVVRSMEAGARTATPVVIAVAAAGVIPGVISTTGLGPNLTTLILNVAGGSLVLLLLITAISSIILGMGMPTTVTYIILVALLGPAIAAFEVPLLAAHLFILYFGVIADITPPVAVAAYAASGVAKSDPFQTGIEAFSLSLNKVIVPFAFVLVPGIVMLRRIPGVDPDADQVYRVVGFSDVLDLGYFVPEVLIPIVGVFLGVIALGATVIGFLYTDVSRFERALFALAALLLMAPGLLFNSVESLLGLVEMNVGFGTIVLDLALRTVGGVLFGALALANRRRSGSGAEPTEQTEPGASEA, encoded by the coding sequence ATGACCTCCGATCCACCACCGACCGACGATTCCGACGTATCGACCCCCGACACGGCGACCGCCACGCCATCCACCGCTCCGGCGACCGCAGACACCTCGCCGGAGCAGGACGCGGACGAACTCGTGGAGGAACTCGAACGCCGGCGCTCGCTCCGCGGACCCGCCGCCGTCGCCGTGCTCCTCATCGGGGTCACGTTCTCGGCGTTCCAGATGTGGCTCGCCGCACACGGGTTCATCTTCCAGCTCTCGCTCCCGCTCGTCGGTGAGGTCAGCCTCGGCTCGCTCCAGTCGTTGCAGGTCAACAGCCTCCACGTCACGTTCGCCCTCCTGCTCACCTTCCTGCTCTTCCCAGCGACACAGGGTGACGGCGCGCTCTCACGACGGCTGTCGCGGATCGTGCCCGCGCTCGAAACCCGTTTCGGGGAGACGAACCCCGTGACGCGCGGTGCACGCGGCGTCCGTGGTGGTGTTCGCTGGCTACTGCTCGATCCCGACCGCGACCGCGTGACGCCGATCGATGTCGTGTTGATGGTCGTTGCGGCGCTCTCGTCGCTCTACATGCTCACCGAGTTCGACGAGATTCAACAGCTCCGTGCGCTCGGGCTCGATGGCGGGCGTACGACCTCTGAAGTCTATCTCGACGCATGGCGCACGATTGCGGAGTTCGTCCCTTATCTCGATCTCGAGTTCGTCGTGAAGGCGGTGGCCGCACTCGATATCCCGTTCGCCGAGTCGTCGTATGCGTTCGTGCTCGGCGCGCTCGGCGTCCTGCTCGTGCTCGAAGCCACCCGACGAACGCTGGGGGTGTATCTCATGGGGATCGTCGGGATGTTCATCGTCTACGCCCGGTATGGCTTCTTGATCCCACGCGACGCGCCGCTGATCGGCGTGCTCGGCCAGATTCAACAGACCGCGTGGAGCGACGTCGTTCAGAACCTCTGGTACAACACCGCGAACGGCGTCTTCGGCGTTCCGGTCCGGGTGAGTGTTCAGTTCATCTATATTTTCATCCTCTTCGGCGCGTTCCTCGAGATGAGCGGTGCGGGCCGGTGGTTCATCGATCTCGCCTACAGCGCGACCGGCCGGCGGAAGGGCGGGCCGGCGAAGGCGTCGATCCTCGCGTCGGGGTTCATGGGCACCATTTCGGGCTCCTCGATCGCGAACACCGTCACTACGGGGGCGTTCACCATCCCGTTGATGAAGCGGACGGGCTATCGTGCCGAGTTCGCCGGTGGCGTGGAGGCGTCTGCCTCCTCGGGCGGACAGATCCTCCCGCCGGTGATGGGCGCAGCGGCGTTCCTGATCGTGGAGTTCATCGGCGTCCCCTTCGCCGACGTCATCGTCGCGGCGACCGTTCCCGCGCTCGTCTTCTTCTTCGGGGTGTGGGTGATGGTCCACCTCGAAGCCTCGCGAGCGGGGATCGGCGGCGTCGACGCGTCCGAGCTCGTCACGCTCCGTTCGCATCTCCGTCGGGGATGGTTCTACCTCCTCCCGATCGGGCTCTTGCTCTACTACCTGATCGGGGCACGACTGACGGTTGCACGTTCGGCGTGGTTCACGCTGGTCGCGATCGCCGCGCTGATCGCCCTCGTCGCGGCGTACAACGACCGGACCCAGTGGCCGCTGCTTGGCACGATCGCCGGTCTCGCGGCGGTCGAGTTCGTCTCCTACCTCGTCGCTGGGACGACCGTGGTCGGCGCACTCACCGGTGCGAGTGGCGCGGGGATGGCCCCGGCGGCGGCCGCCGCGGCCGTCGTTGGCGAACTCGGCTGGATCGTGCTCGCGGTGAGCTTCTTCACGCTGCTCGCGCGTCCACACGCCGACGCACCGTTACTCGACTACGATGATCAGGTCGACGAAGCTACGGAGACAGCAACTGGGACTCTCGGCCGCCCGCAGCTCGCCGACAACCGGGCTGTCGGTTACTTCTCGTTCGTCGTGCGGTCGATGGAGGCGGGTGCGCGCACCGCGACCCCGGTCGTGATCGCGGTCGCCGCCGCCGGCGTCATTCCCGGCGTCATCAGCACCACCGGCCTCGGACCGAACCTCACCACGCTGATCCTCAACGTCGCGGGCGGCTCGCTCGTCTTGCTGCTCCTGATCACTGCGATCTCCTCGATCATTCTCGGGATGGGGATGCCGACCACCGTGACGTACATCATCCTCGTCGCGCTGCTCGGGCCCGCGATCGCGGCGTTCGAGGTGCCGCTGTTGGCCGCACACCTGTTCATCCTCTACTTCGGCGTGATCGCCGACATCACGCCGCCGGTGGCGGTCGCGGCGTACGCGGCATCCGGGGTCGCGAAATCCGATCCGTTCCAGACCGGTATCGAGGCGTTCTCGCTCTCACTCAACAAGGTCATCGTGCCGTTCGCGTTCGTCCTGGTGCCGGGGATCGTGATGCTCCGACGGATCCCGGGTGTGGATCCGGACGCCGACCAGGTCTATCGGGTCGTCGGATTCAGCGACGTGCTCGATCTGGGTTACTTCGTTCCCGAGGTACTCATCCCGATCGTGGGGGTGTTCCTCGGTGTCATCGCGCTCGGAGCGACAGTCATCGGCTTCCTCTACACTGACGTCTCCCGGTTCGAACGTGCGCTGTTCGCGCTCGCCGCACTCCTCCTGATGGCTCCCGGGCTGCTGTTCAACAGCGTCGAGAGCCTGCTCGGGTTGGTCGAGATGAACGTCGGGTTCGGGACGATCGTGCTCGATCTCGCACTGCGCACCGTCGGCGGAGTGCTGTTCGGCGCGCTCGCGCTCGCTAACCGGCGACGATCGGGATCGGGTGCCGAACCGACCGAGCAGACGGAGCCAGGCGCGTCGGAAGCCTGA